A single genomic interval of Polyangium spumosum harbors:
- a CDS encoding NAD-dependent epimerase/dehydratase family protein, which translates to MSRYLVTGATGFLGRHLVSVLLSGGHQVVALCRKEPAGFAGKEGFSVALGDVLDAESVKRAAEGCEGLFHCAGRVSRRPEDAEALFRVHVEGTKITLDAARAAGVKRVVLASTSGTIAVSREPEVLDETALPPQDVIARWPYYRSKLYAEKAALDRNGPGFEVVSVNPSLLLGPGDVLGSSTGDIVKFMEKRVPMIPGGGLSFVDTRDAAATMLAAMEKGRAGEKYLLGAKNLTFEVFFGMLERVSGVKGPTMKAPKSLLLAQAGAEIMERIARRMNTESPIDRVSAEMSQHYWYLDAKKASRELGFAPRDAIETLSDTVKDLRDRGVVWPKD; encoded by the coding sequence ATGAGCCGCTATCTCGTCACGGGCGCAACGGGGTTTCTCGGACGTCACCTCGTCTCGGTGCTGCTCTCGGGTGGCCACCAGGTGGTGGCGCTTTGCCGCAAGGAGCCCGCGGGCTTCGCCGGGAAAGAGGGATTTTCGGTCGCCCTCGGCGACGTGCTCGACGCGGAGAGCGTCAAGCGCGCGGCCGAGGGGTGCGAGGGGCTGTTTCATTGTGCGGGCCGGGTCTCGCGGCGGCCGGAGGACGCCGAGGCGCTCTTCCGGGTGCACGTCGAGGGGACGAAGATCACGCTCGACGCGGCGCGGGCCGCGGGCGTGAAGCGCGTCGTTCTGGCGAGCACGAGCGGCACGATCGCCGTCAGCCGCGAGCCCGAGGTCCTCGACGAGACGGCCTTGCCGCCGCAGGACGTGATCGCGCGCTGGCCGTATTACCGGTCGAAGCTCTACGCCGAGAAGGCCGCCCTCGATCGTAATGGCCCGGGCTTCGAGGTCGTCTCGGTCAATCCCTCGCTCCTGCTCGGTCCGGGCGACGTGCTCGGCTCGTCCACGGGCGACATCGTGAAGTTCATGGAGAAGCGCGTCCCCATGATCCCGGGCGGCGGCCTGTCGTTCGTGGACACGCGCGACGCCGCGGCGACGATGCTCGCGGCGATGGAGAAGGGCCGGGCGGGGGAAAAATACCTGCTTGGCGCGAAAAACCTGACGTTCGAGGTGTTCTTCGGGATGCTCGAGCGCGTGAGCGGCGTGAAAGGCCCGACCATGAAGGCGCCGAAGAGCCTGCTCCTGGCGCAGGCGGGTGCGGAGATCATGGAGCGGATCGCCAGGCGGATGAACACGGAGAGCCCGATCGACCGGGTGAGCGCGGAGATGAGCCAGCATTACTGGTACCTCGACGCGAAGAAGGCGAGCCGGGAGCTCGGCTTCGCGCCGCGGGACGCGATCGAGACGCTCTCCGACACGGTGAAGGACCTCCGCGACCGCGGGGTCGTCTGGCCCAAGGATTGA
- a CDS encoding S1 RNA-binding domain-containing protein has protein sequence MTHDDLLGRFVNLPVRRLGPPGAFLSVDSRDLRPNAPVVLLPRGEVPAGTKEGDELDVFVYLDSEGRPIATLRRPNVSLDEVAFLEVKDVNRYGAFFDWGLPKELLVPYAEQTRDVRVGERHPVGLFLDDRGRLAGTMRVSELLRDQGDYELDEWIEGEAWRNDPDIGLFVILSRKVVGLVPAYEPHGLSRGEAARFRVANILPDGKVELSLRGHAHEEIENDAARVLAVLGRPGAPPVGDRSSPEQIRSMFNLSKKAFKRAVGHLLKERVVTVDPKGFLVPNRR, from the coding sequence ATGACGCACGACGATCTCCTCGGCCGATTCGTGAACTTGCCGGTGCGGCGCCTGGGCCCGCCGGGCGCGTTCCTCTCCGTCGATTCGAGGGATCTGCGGCCCAACGCGCCCGTCGTTCTCCTGCCCCGGGGCGAGGTCCCCGCGGGCACCAAGGAGGGCGACGAGCTCGACGTCTTCGTCTACCTCGATTCGGAGGGCCGGCCGATCGCGACGTTACGCAGGCCCAACGTGTCGCTCGACGAGGTCGCGTTCCTCGAGGTGAAGGACGTCAACCGGTACGGGGCGTTCTTCGATTGGGGCCTGCCGAAGGAGCTGCTCGTGCCGTACGCCGAGCAGACGCGCGACGTGCGCGTGGGCGAGCGGCACCCCGTCGGGCTCTTCCTCGACGATCGGGGGCGGCTCGCCGGGACGATGCGCGTGAGCGAGCTCTTGCGGGATCAGGGTGATTACGAGCTCGACGAATGGATCGAGGGCGAGGCGTGGCGGAACGACCCCGACATCGGCCTCTTCGTCATCCTCTCGCGGAAGGTGGTCGGCCTCGTCCCGGCGTACGAGCCGCACGGGCTCTCGCGCGGCGAGGCGGCGCGTTTTCGGGTGGCGAACATCCTGCCCGACGGCAAGGTCGAGCTCTCCTTGCGCGGGCACGCGCACGAGGAAATCGAGAACGACGCGGCGCGTGTGCTCGCGGTGCTCGGCCGTCCGGGCGCGCCGCCCGTCGGGGACCGGTCGAGCCCCGAGCAGATCCGGTCGATGTTCAACCTCAGCAAGAAGGCCTTCAAGCGGGCCGTCGGCCACCTCTTGAAGGAGCGCGTGGTCACCGTGGACCCGAAGGGGTTCCTCGTGCCAAACCGGCGCTAG